A single region of the Actinoplanes sp. SE50/110 genome encodes:
- a CDS encoding cupin domain-containing protein encodes MTGAESGGVQVRRQEPDDLARAHGLDLKLLQPWPGVDTPFEGAWCVLRPGDVTDTHSHPEREIFIGMAGRGVLVTASGERHSIVAGDLLTMRPGLEHHVENDSDQDFSYYAIWWDGATAAAFLDRAAQPS; translated from the coding sequence GTGACCGGAGCGGAAAGCGGCGGCGTGCAGGTTCGCCGCCAGGAACCCGACGACCTCGCCCGCGCGCACGGGCTGGACCTCAAGCTGTTGCAGCCGTGGCCCGGCGTGGACACGCCGTTCGAGGGTGCCTGGTGCGTGCTGCGCCCGGGCGACGTGACCGACACCCACTCCCATCCCGAACGGGAGATCTTCATCGGGATGGCCGGTCGCGGCGTCCTGGTCACCGCGTCCGGTGAACGGCACAGCATCGTGGCCGGTGACCTGCTGACGATGCGGCCCGGGCTGGAACACCATGTGGAGAACGACAGTGACCAGGACTTCTCCTACTACGCGATCTGGTGGGACGGCGCAACGGCGGCCGCCTTCCTCGACCGTGCCGCCCAGCCGTCATGA
- a CDS encoding acyl-CoA dehydrogenase family protein has protein sequence MTTTQVPVISPPRTAAEILDRAKALAPVLRERAAEIEKARTLPADVVELLRGTGVFRMCFGPEREGPGLTSMEQIQIIEALAYGDASAAWCAVIGANSGIYSRFLDPGVARGMFSSIDMVVAGLLQPSGRAERVPGGYRLSGRWSFGSGVNHSDWVMSGAFVFQDGEPYASPDGSNPHESRQFLVPRSDVQVLDNWDTTGLCGSGSSDYTMTDVYVPEEHTLTFDTVKGTPGPLAQPDSFTRTMCGVPLGVARAALDHAREISLRRTDRMTGTAWADSFRVQVTLAECEAEYNAARAGVYTAMTRQWEVLSAGGTLDDLTRWERAACPTSWVHAFRTSRRIVDRLYDLLQAWSINRSSPMDRWLRDTTTMCQHLIAQDRILQSAGAYLLDSRPEFGICLGIV, from the coding sequence ATGACCACGACGCAGGTGCCGGTCATCTCACCACCCCGGACGGCAGCCGAAATCCTCGACCGCGCGAAAGCCCTGGCCCCCGTACTGCGCGAGCGGGCGGCCGAGATCGAAAAGGCCCGCACACTGCCCGCCGACGTCGTCGAGCTGCTGCGCGGCACCGGCGTCTTCCGGATGTGTTTCGGCCCGGAGCGCGAAGGCCCCGGGCTCACCTCCATGGAGCAGATTCAGATCATCGAGGCCCTGGCGTACGGTGACGCCTCGGCCGCCTGGTGTGCGGTGATCGGGGCGAACAGCGGCATCTACAGCCGCTTCCTGGACCCGGGCGTGGCGCGCGGGATGTTCTCCAGCATCGACATGGTCGTGGCCGGCCTGCTCCAGCCGTCCGGCCGGGCCGAACGGGTACCGGGCGGGTACCGGCTGTCCGGCCGGTGGTCGTTCGGCAGCGGGGTGAACCACAGCGACTGGGTGATGTCGGGCGCCTTCGTCTTCCAGGACGGCGAACCGTACGCCAGCCCCGACGGCAGCAACCCGCACGAGTCACGGCAGTTCCTGGTCCCCCGATCCGACGTCCAGGTCCTGGACAACTGGGACACCACCGGACTGTGCGGCAGCGGCAGCAGCGACTACACCATGACCGACGTCTACGTCCCCGAGGAGCACACCCTCACCTTCGACACCGTCAAGGGCACCCCCGGCCCCCTCGCCCAGCCCGACTCGTTCACCCGGACCATGTGCGGGGTTCCCCTCGGGGTGGCCCGCGCCGCGCTGGACCACGCCCGCGAGATCTCACTGCGACGGACCGACCGGATGACCGGGACCGCCTGGGCCGACAGCTTCCGCGTCCAGGTCACCCTGGCCGAGTGCGAGGCCGAGTACAACGCCGCCCGCGCCGGCGTCTACACGGCCATGACCCGGCAATGGGAGGTCCTGTCGGCCGGCGGCACCCTCGACGACCTGACCCGGTGGGAACGAGCCGCCTGCCCCACCTCGTGGGTGCACGCGTTCCGCACCTCCCGGCGCATCGTCGATCGCCTGTACGACCTGCTCCAGGCCTGGTCGATCAACCGCAGCTCACCGATGGACCGGTGGCTGCGCGACACCACCACCATGTGCCAGCACCTGATCGCACAGGATCGCATCCTCCAGTCCGCCGGGGCGTACCTGCTCGACTCGAGGCCCGAGTTCGGCATCTGCCTCGGCATCGTCTGA
- a CDS encoding MFS transporter has product MSDNPQPGVIATLRITPTPVRHLLTGVFINQLGAFVQTFLVLYLAFRGQSAGTAALCLAAYSVGSIFGTMVGGELTHRVGARLTIVTAMAVAGPTVWVIPWVTHTGVVAALMVVVALAGLATQAYRPAAAVMISDLMPEEHQVMAFSMMRTALNLGAALAPLIAAGLILVDWDLLYWFDGATALLYAAFAFFVLPRAVGLTPDSEPETDAAPKATGREVYALLVRDRKFLCYLAAVFLGTIAYTQSTSALPLAIVAEHYPAALYSAVLTVSSLVVILAQLKITTYVTRLPKTVAVGLGHLLDSIGLAVFVLAAWWGGIFIIGVVLSVGGLMIAGPSMFAHPATFHPVVKARYIATMQSVAGLAATIGPLFGVLTWHALGSPFWLLCAFINGIAGVLAVLALRRTAEPVPASATETAGETS; this is encoded by the coding sequence GTGAGCGACAACCCACAACCGGGAGTCATCGCCACCCTGCGAATCACCCCCACCCCGGTCCGACATCTCCTCACCGGTGTGTTCATCAACCAGCTCGGTGCGTTCGTCCAGACCTTCCTGGTGCTGTATCTGGCGTTCCGCGGGCAGTCGGCGGGTACCGCCGCCCTGTGCCTGGCCGCTTACAGCGTCGGCTCCATCTTCGGGACGATGGTCGGCGGCGAGCTGACCCACCGCGTCGGCGCGCGGCTGACCATCGTCACCGCGATGGCCGTCGCCGGCCCGACGGTGTGGGTGATCCCGTGGGTCACCCACACCGGAGTCGTGGCCGCGCTGATGGTCGTGGTGGCGCTGGCGGGCCTGGCAACCCAGGCGTACCGGCCGGCCGCCGCGGTGATGATCAGCGATCTGATGCCGGAGGAACACCAGGTGATGGCGTTCTCGATGATGCGGACCGCGCTGAATCTGGGAGCCGCCCTCGCGCCGCTCATAGCCGCCGGGCTGATCCTCGTCGACTGGGACCTGCTCTACTGGTTCGACGGCGCCACCGCGCTGCTGTACGCGGCGTTCGCGTTCTTCGTACTCCCCCGGGCCGTCGGCCTGACACCGGACAGCGAGCCGGAGACCGATGCGGCACCGAAAGCCACCGGCCGCGAGGTCTACGCCCTGCTGGTACGTGACCGGAAGTTCCTGTGCTACCTGGCCGCGGTCTTCCTCGGCACGATCGCCTACACCCAGTCGACCAGTGCCCTGCCCCTGGCGATCGTGGCCGAGCACTACCCGGCCGCCCTGTACAGCGCGGTCCTGACCGTATCGTCGCTGGTCGTCATCCTCGCCCAGCTCAAGATCACCACGTACGTCACCCGGCTGCCGAAGACCGTGGCCGTGGGCCTCGGGCACCTGCTCGACTCGATCGGGCTGGCGGTGTTCGTCCTGGCCGCCTGGTGGGGCGGGATCTTCATCATCGGCGTCGTGCTGTCCGTGGGCGGCCTGATGATCGCGGGGCCGAGCATGTTCGCCCACCCTGCCACGTTCCACCCCGTCGTGAAGGCCCGGTACATCGCCACCATGCAGTCGGTCGCCGGGCTGGCCGCCACGATCGGGCCGCTGTTCGGAGTCCTCACCTGGCACGCGCTGGGCAGCCCGTTCTGGCTGCTGTGCGCCTTCATCAACGGCATCGCCGGTGTCCTCGCCGTCCTTGCGCTGCGCCGCACGGCCGAACCGGTTCCCGCCTCCGCGACCGAGACCGCAGGAGAGACCTCATGA
- a CDS encoding FAD-binding oxidoreductase: protein MPTVSAAAWRALETGVRGRVLRPDQSGFRESSTPFNTRHAATVPAAVVRAADVADLRLVLAWARDTALPVVARGGGHSYGGYSTGSGLVIDLSALDEVTVDASTGRVTIQGGVRTAGVYAALEPHGIAFPLGNGASVGVTGLALGGGTAATSRAFGLTADTMVSTTLLTADGRLLTCDATQNADLYWACRGGGGGNFGINVSTTFQAAQVSDVSTFLLLWERAAAEKVLEVMQEVQRRAPREFSARLGVAATAGSDPVVSAIGLHLGPAGELRELLDPVLAVARPVRADIADRTFWQAQSYLLHDTSAEAFAVKTSFVRDPLPADAIEVLLSAVDRWPTSTNPDGGGVALFAYGGAVNDVAPVDTAYVHREGLFLLSMDTSWTDGDDPATVGAGLRWLAGLREAMTPYVTGGAYQNFIDPDLPDWRTAYYGVNYPRLVEIKNQVDPDRVFSFPQAIGT from the coding sequence GTGCCCACCGTCAGCGCCGCCGCTTGGCGCGCCCTGGAAACCGGCGTCCGCGGTCGGGTCCTGCGTCCGGATCAGTCCGGGTTCCGGGAGTCCAGCACGCCGTTCAACACCCGGCATGCGGCCACCGTGCCGGCCGCGGTGGTCCGCGCGGCCGACGTCGCCGATCTTCGGCTGGTGCTGGCCTGGGCCCGCGACACCGCCCTGCCGGTCGTCGCCCGCGGCGGCGGCCACAGCTACGGCGGTTACTCGACCGGTAGCGGGCTCGTCATCGACCTCAGCGCGCTGGACGAGGTGACGGTGGACGCCTCCACCGGCCGCGTGACGATCCAGGGCGGCGTACGTACCGCCGGAGTGTACGCCGCTCTCGAACCGCACGGCATCGCCTTCCCGCTCGGCAACGGCGCATCGGTGGGCGTCACCGGGCTCGCGCTCGGCGGCGGCACAGCCGCGACCTCGCGCGCGTTCGGGCTCACCGCCGACACGATGGTGAGCACCACCCTGCTGACCGCCGACGGTCGGCTGCTGACCTGCGACGCCACCCAGAATGCCGACCTGTACTGGGCCTGCCGCGGGGGTGGCGGCGGGAACTTCGGCATCAACGTGTCGACCACCTTCCAGGCCGCCCAGGTCTCCGACGTCTCCACCTTCCTGCTGCTGTGGGAACGCGCCGCGGCTGAGAAGGTGCTGGAGGTCATGCAGGAGGTGCAGCGGCGTGCGCCGCGGGAGTTCTCGGCCCGGCTGGGTGTCGCCGCGACCGCCGGATCCGACCCGGTGGTGTCCGCGATCGGGTTGCACCTCGGCCCGGCGGGCGAGCTTCGCGAACTGCTCGACCCGGTCCTGGCGGTGGCCCGCCCGGTCCGGGCGGACATCGCCGACCGGACGTTCTGGCAGGCGCAGAGCTACCTGCTGCACGACACGTCGGCCGAGGCGTTCGCGGTGAAGACGTCCTTCGTCCGGGACCCGCTGCCCGCCGACGCGATCGAGGTGCTGCTTTCCGCCGTGGACCGCTGGCCGACCAGCACCAACCCGGACGGCGGCGGCGTCGCACTGTTCGCCTACGGCGGCGCCGTCAACGACGTCGCGCCGGTCGATACCGCGTACGTGCACCGCGAGGGTCTGTTCCTGCTCAGCATGGACACGTCCTGGACCGACGGGGACGATCCGGCCACGGTCGGCGCCGGCCTGCGGTGGCTCGCCGGCCTGCGCGAGGCGATGACACCGTACGTCACCGGCGGCGCCTACCAGAATTTCATCGACCCGGACCTGCCGGACTGGCGCACCGCGTACTACGGGGTCAACTACCCCCGGCTCGTGGAGATCAAGAATCAGGTCGACCCGGACCGGGTGTTCAGCTTCCCGCAGGCCATCGGCACTTGA
- a CDS encoding FAD-binding oxidoreductase has protein sequence MTIVARTRRVLVVGAGVTGLLTAVACARAGYRVTVLDRGGAPDPGAASYDQHRAFRAFIAGDPQATGQLLTARRRWRELEALLGGTLFRRVGVVTSRPRDQVDALAAEATAAGAAVEVVDPGELPHMVLPAGSVGLKEHDAGVLLAARVLRAAARWLAGQDTVQLCPGQTVSTVDTQTGRVRLASGRVLGADLILVAAGAWTRDLVDSPVVLYRQTMVYLRPPDDLRHWWNGAPAAGGLGPDRRAWLVPSGAGTLLKLSTDAVCRVVSTVRPDDPAPRWTQRVLAARIVRDAGRYTVVGVKDCHYAAAAAGGGALLVRAGPTVWSRAACGGSGFSTAPLVADRIVQALSEAL, from the coding sequence GTGACGATCGTGGCCCGGACCCGCCGGGTGCTCGTCGTCGGTGCCGGGGTGACCGGTCTACTGACCGCGGTCGCCTGTGCCCGCGCCGGATACCGGGTGACGGTGCTGGACCGTGGCGGCGCCCCCGATCCCGGGGCCGCCTCGTACGACCAGCACCGCGCGTTCCGGGCGTTCATCGCCGGCGACCCGCAGGCCACCGGGCAGCTGCTCACGGCTCGCCGTCGCTGGCGGGAACTGGAGGCGCTGCTCGGCGGCACCCTGTTCCGCCGGGTCGGTGTGGTCACCAGCAGGCCACGCGACCAGGTGGACGCGCTGGCCGCCGAGGCGACCGCGGCCGGCGCCGCGGTCGAGGTGGTCGACCCGGGTGAACTGCCGCACATGGTCCTTCCGGCCGGCTCGGTGGGTCTGAAGGAACACGACGCCGGGGTGCTGCTCGCCGCCCGGGTGCTGCGCGCCGCGGCCCGCTGGCTCGCCGGGCAGGACACCGTGCAGCTGTGCCCGGGCCAGACCGTCTCCACGGTGGACACGCAGACCGGCCGGGTGCGGCTCGCCTCCGGGCGGGTCCTCGGCGCCGATCTGATCCTGGTGGCGGCCGGCGCCTGGACCCGCGACCTGGTCGACAGCCCGGTGGTGCTGTACCGGCAGACGATGGTGTACCTGCGCCCGCCGGACGACCTGCGGCACTGGTGGAACGGTGCCCCGGCGGCCGGGGGGCTGGGGCCGGACCGGCGGGCCTGGCTGGTGCCCTCCGGTGCCGGGACGCTGCTCAAGCTCAGCACGGATGCGGTGTGCCGGGTGGTGAGCACCGTCCGGCCGGACGACCCGGCGCCCCGGTGGACGCAGCGGGTCCTCGCCGCCCGGATCGTGCGCGACGCAGGCCGGTACACCGTCGTCGGCGTGAAGGACTGCCACTACGCCGCGGCGGCGGCCGGCGGCGGGGCCCTGCTCGTCCGAGCCGGCCCGACCGTGTGGTCACGCGCCGCGTGCGGGGGCAGCGGCTTCTCCACGGCGCCGCTGGTCGCCGACCGCATCGTGCAGGCCCTGAGCGAGGCCCTGTGA
- a CDS encoding ATP-grasp domain-containing protein — protein MNVQPGTGRPVVVVGYVGVTLAAVARFQPAGSVVYVEEPDVIRKRAVRAHLDGVPFVRDLIAWEYLRPGAADEFFDAHPGLDPASVIPAIEYATPFAARLSERYGLPGAGSGAAAIMRDKIMLREVTRAAGIVNPASAEVAGPDDVAAFLAGRTGPVVLKPANRQASVGTEVIHDTGDVAAAWERCGRQDEGIFVPDRPMDVRMLVEEYVAGDEYSVEMLVRDGVPLFTNVTGKRLYPGPRPVELAHIVPADIPRELAALLGSHTTDVVAATGFGTGAVHCEWIVSQGTPYLVECAGRLPGDGIVDLIEAAYPMDLLRCYYAMMSGADVTAGLPQRATGGAAVHFLTATPGLVEQVSGVEEARAVDGVLLVQVTVEPGQLSPAVRSSWDRAGIVMATGADAGQALRRARTAADLVRIDTRPATDRGTLLVIGSGLKVYREYLIRPIRRRAEEAGLDMVLVNNLRPTWQSEYFDEIVVADVFDTRTMREAVDRIAARRRIVALMCWDEPLVLDAGLIAAELGVPGLSEAGVQGCRDKQRTRAELTAAGLHQPAFGLTHTVEEARATAARIGYPVVLKPRAMGASIGVVLAADESELDDGFRVALSASEVDPGPYRACVIVEQYARGPEISVDGAVHKGEYLPMFVARKQSGEEPYFEETGHLVDAADPLLADRDLMQVLTRAHRALGVEDGITHTELRLTPQGPLIIEVNGRLGGDLIPFLGRTATGIEPGEVLFDVATGQRPHLTATRRMVAGIRFGYPEQDCVLRSITVPDAAPGLVAAAPMAEPGALLRLPPGGYLARHSFVVCAADDTATCLDRLAAAAALVHLTGDPVGPPDGQTPFAMPAGLLDVDSEEL, from the coding sequence ATGAACGTCCAGCCCGGGACCGGCCGGCCGGTGGTGGTCGTCGGCTACGTCGGCGTCACCCTGGCCGCTGTCGCCCGCTTCCAGCCTGCCGGTTCGGTCGTCTATGTCGAGGAACCCGACGTCATCCGCAAGCGTGCCGTCCGCGCGCACCTCGACGGCGTCCCGTTCGTCCGCGACCTGATCGCCTGGGAGTACCTGCGGCCGGGAGCGGCCGACGAATTCTTCGACGCCCATCCCGGCCTGGACCCGGCATCGGTCATCCCGGCCATCGAATACGCCACCCCGTTCGCCGCCCGCCTCAGCGAACGCTACGGCCTTCCCGGCGCCGGCAGCGGTGCTGCCGCGATCATGCGGGACAAGATCATGCTGCGGGAGGTGACCCGGGCGGCGGGGATCGTCAACCCAGCCAGCGCCGAGGTCGCCGGACCGGACGACGTGGCGGCGTTCCTGGCCGGGCGAACCGGGCCGGTGGTGCTCAAGCCGGCCAACCGCCAGGCCTCGGTGGGCACGGAGGTGATCCACGATACGGGTGACGTCGCGGCGGCCTGGGAGCGCTGTGGCCGACAGGACGAGGGCATCTTCGTGCCCGACCGGCCGATGGACGTGCGCATGCTGGTCGAGGAGTACGTCGCCGGCGACGAGTACAGCGTCGAGATGCTCGTCCGCGACGGCGTACCACTGTTCACCAACGTGACCGGCAAGCGGCTGTACCCGGGACCACGACCGGTGGAGCTGGCCCACATCGTTCCGGCGGACATTCCCCGTGAGCTCGCCGCGCTGCTCGGCTCGCACACCACCGACGTCGTCGCGGCGACCGGCTTCGGCACCGGGGCCGTGCACTGCGAATGGATCGTCTCGCAGGGCACGCCGTATCTGGTGGAGTGCGCCGGCCGGCTGCCCGGGGACGGGATCGTCGACCTCATCGAAGCCGCGTATCCGATGGACCTGCTGCGCTGCTACTACGCCATGATGAGCGGGGCCGACGTCACGGCCGGCCTGCCGCAGCGGGCGACCGGCGGGGCCGCGGTGCACTTCCTGACCGCCACGCCCGGTCTGGTCGAACAGGTCAGCGGGGTCGAGGAGGCCCGCGCCGTCGACGGGGTGCTCCTGGTCCAGGTCACCGTCGAGCCGGGGCAGCTGTCCCCCGCCGTGCGCAGCTCCTGGGACCGGGCCGGCATCGTCATGGCCACCGGCGCCGACGCCGGCCAGGCGCTACGGCGGGCGCGGACCGCAGCCGATCTCGTCCGCATCGACACCCGCCCGGCAACGGACCGGGGCACGCTGCTGGTCATCGGCAGCGGCCTGAAGGTGTATCGCGAGTACCTGATCCGACCGATCCGGCGCCGCGCCGAGGAGGCCGGCCTCGACATGGTGCTGGTCAACAACCTGCGGCCGACCTGGCAGAGCGAGTATTTCGACGAGATCGTGGTCGCCGACGTGTTCGACACCCGGACGATGCGCGAGGCCGTCGACCGGATCGCCGCGCGCCGCCGCATCGTGGCGCTGATGTGCTGGGACGAGCCGCTCGTGCTCGACGCCGGCCTGATCGCCGCCGAGCTCGGGGTGCCCGGACTGTCCGAGGCCGGCGTACAGGGCTGCCGCGACAAGCAACGGACCCGCGCCGAGCTGACCGCGGCCGGACTGCACCAGCCGGCCTTCGGGCTCACCCACACCGTCGAGGAGGCCCGCGCGACCGCCGCGCGGATCGGGTACCCGGTGGTGCTCAAGCCCCGCGCGATGGGCGCCAGCATCGGCGTGGTGCTGGCCGCCGACGAGTCCGAACTGGACGACGGCTTCCGGGTCGCGCTGTCGGCGAGCGAGGTGGATCCCGGACCGTACCGGGCCTGTGTGATCGTCGAGCAGTACGCCCGCGGTCCCGAGATCAGCGTCGACGGCGCCGTGCACAAGGGCGAGTACCTGCCGATGTTCGTGGCTCGCAAGCAGAGCGGCGAGGAACCGTACTTCGAGGAGACCGGCCATCTGGTCGACGCCGCCGACCCGCTGCTGGCCGACCGCGACCTGATGCAGGTGCTCACCCGCGCGCACCGGGCGCTCGGCGTCGAGGACGGCATCACCCACACCGAGCTGCGCCTGACACCCCAAGGGCCGTTGATCATCGAGGTGAACGGCCGGCTCGGCGGCGACCTGATCCCGTTCCTGGGCCGGACCGCCACCGGCATCGAACCGGGTGAGGTGCTCTTCGACGTGGCGACCGGGCAGCGGCCGCACCTGACGGCGACCCGCCGGATGGTGGCCGGCATCCGGTTCGGCTACCCCGAACAGGACTGCGTCCTGCGGTCGATCACCGTCCCGGACGCGGCGCCCGGGTTGGTCGCGGCGGCACCGATGGCCGAACCCGGCGCCCTGCTGCGCCTGCCGCCAGGCGGTTACCTGGCGCGGCACTCGTTCGTGGTGTGTGCGGCCGACGACACCGCGACCTGCCTCGACCGGCTCGCCGCGGCGGCGGCCCTGGTGCATCTCACCGGCGACCCGGTCGGGCCGCCGGACGGGCAGACCCCGTTCGCCATGCCGGCCGGTCTGCTCGACGTCGACTCCGAGGAGCTGTGA
- a CDS encoding acyl-CoA dehydrogenase family protein: MTPTTLSADDVLDRAKALAPLLRERAAEIEQARTLPADVVELLRGTGVFRMCFGEDWGGPQLTSMQQTQVAEALAYGDASAAWCGIIGANTGLLSNFLERAVAEKIYPTLDTITAGVLAPAGHAERVPGGYRLSGRWSFGSGVNHSDWVMSGAFVFQDGEPYASPDGSNPHESRQFLVPRSDVQVLDNWDTTGLCGSGSSDYTMTDVYVPEEHTLTFDTVKGTPGPLAQPDSFMRSLCGVPLGVARAALDHAREISLRRTDRMTGTAWADSFRVQVTLAECEAEYNAARAGVYTAMTRQWEVLSAGGTLDDLTLDERAASPIAWLHAFRTSRRVVGRLYDLLQAWSINRSSPMDRWLRDTTTMCQNLSAQDAILESAGAYLLGRPPRFRICLGIVR; the protein is encoded by the coding sequence ATGACCCCGACCACGCTCTCCGCGGACGATGTCCTCGACCGCGCCAAGGCTCTCGCCCCGCTGCTGCGGGAGCGGGCGGCCGAGATCGAACAGGCCCGCACCCTGCCCGCCGACGTCGTCGAGCTGCTGCGCGGCACCGGCGTGTTCCGGATGTGTTTCGGCGAGGACTGGGGCGGCCCGCAGCTCACCTCCATGCAGCAGACCCAGGTGGCCGAGGCCTTGGCGTACGGTGACGCCTCCGCCGCCTGGTGCGGCATCATCGGCGCCAACACCGGCCTCCTCAGCAATTTCCTGGAACGCGCGGTCGCCGAGAAGATCTATCCGACGCTGGACACCATCACGGCGGGTGTCCTGGCTCCCGCCGGGCACGCGGAGCGGGTACCGGGCGGGTACCGGCTGTCCGGCCGGTGGTCGTTCGGCAGCGGGGTGAACCACAGCGACTGGGTGATGTCGGGCGCCTTCGTCTTCCAGGACGGCGAACCGTACGCCAGCCCCGACGGCAGCAACCCGCACGAGTCACGGCAGTTCCTGGTCCCCCGATCCGACGTCCAGGTCCTGGACAACTGGGACACCACCGGACTGTGCGGCAGCGGCAGCAGCGACTACACCATGACCGACGTTTACGTCCCCGAGGAGCACACCCTCACCTTCGACACCGTCAAGGGCACCCCCGGCCCCCTCGCCCAGCCCGACTCGTTCATGCGCAGCCTGTGCGGGGTTCCCCTCGGGGTGGCCCGCGCCGCGCTGGACCACGCCCGCGAGATCTCACTGCGACGGACCGACCGGATGACCGGGACCGCCTGGGCCGACAGCTTCCGCGTCCAGGTCACGCTGGCCGAGTGCGAGGCCGAGTACAACGCCGCCCGCGCCGGCGTCTACACGGCCATGACCCGGCAATGGGAGGTCCTGTCGGCCGGCGGCACCCTCGACGATCTCACGCTCGACGAGCGGGCGGCGTCCCCGATCGCCTGGCTGCACGCCTTCCGCACCTCACGCCGGGTGGTCGGCCGCCTGTACGACCTGCTCCAGGCCTGGTCGATCAACCGCAGCTCACCGATGGACCGGTGGCTGCGCGACACCACCACCATGTGCCAGAACCTCAGTGCCCAGGACGCGATCCTCGAGTCCGCCGGAGCCTATCTGCTGGGCCGGCCGCCGAGATTCCGCATCTGCCTCGGCATCGTCCGCTGA
- the tsrT gene encoding tryptophan 2-C-methyltransferase — MSSGLITLVNPNKVFPPIAPYGLDVLTTALEQAGFDVDVLDLTFRRDEWKSFLAEYFAERTPLLVGVSVRNTDTVYALEQRPFVGEHKEIITEVMRLSDAPLVCGGIGFSTMPFALVEYFGVDFGVKGPGEQILVDLADAVATGRDPATVPGLIRNTPEGVTRVPPPVLRLPHGLSAPVSPTADGEDRVWQVERSGSYRRRSGQPYKVDNLQHYHGGGLGSILTKNGCTYRCAHCVEPNAKGNRFGRRDVAAVVDEMQSLTEQGVLDLHTTDSEFNLSIAHAKSVLREIVRRKRADSGNPLNDLRLWVYCQPSPFDEEFAGLLAEAGCQGVNVGSDHIRADLLQGWKVTGGGSTYYTFADTERLVRLCHENGLKTMVEALFGMPGETMETMRECVDAFMALDATVTGFSLGLRLFPYIPLGVDLAQQCDGVRTAPGLQSNTATEPIVLKPLAACSGPAEYERQFMFDEHGDFRLVCYLSPGLAEDVTNPSVQWERTVERLWDLVDPAEHHRVMLPTLGGTSEIDNNYADNPFLTSLSQLGYTGAFWSHWRDREAIMREAREAGILPTPEAGRR, encoded by the coding sequence ATGAGCAGCGGTCTGATCACACTGGTGAACCCCAACAAGGTGTTCCCCCCGATTGCCCCGTACGGGCTGGACGTGCTGACCACCGCCCTGGAGCAGGCGGGGTTCGACGTCGACGTACTCGACCTGACGTTCCGCCGGGACGAGTGGAAGTCGTTCCTGGCGGAATACTTCGCGGAACGCACCCCACTGCTGGTCGGGGTGTCGGTGCGGAACACCGACACGGTGTACGCCCTCGAGCAGCGCCCGTTCGTCGGTGAGCACAAGGAGATCATCACCGAGGTGATGCGGCTGTCCGACGCGCCCCTGGTCTGCGGCGGCATCGGCTTCTCGACGATGCCGTTCGCCCTCGTGGAGTACTTCGGCGTCGACTTCGGGGTCAAGGGCCCCGGCGAGCAGATCCTGGTCGACCTGGCCGACGCCGTCGCCACCGGCCGCGATCCCGCCACCGTGCCCGGCCTGATCCGCAACACGCCCGAGGGCGTCACCCGGGTGCCGCCGCCGGTGCTACGCCTGCCGCACGGCCTGTCGGCACCGGTGTCACCGACGGCCGACGGCGAGGACCGGGTGTGGCAGGTCGAGCGGTCCGGTTCCTACCGGCGCCGGTCGGGCCAGCCGTACAAGGTGGACAATCTGCAGCACTACCACGGGGGCGGCCTGGGCAGCATCCTGACCAAGAACGGCTGCACCTATCGGTGTGCGCACTGCGTCGAGCCGAATGCGAAGGGCAATCGGTTCGGCCGGCGGGACGTCGCCGCCGTCGTCGACGAGATGCAGTCGCTCACCGAGCAGGGCGTGCTCGACCTGCACACCACCGACAGCGAGTTCAACCTGTCGATCGCCCATGCCAAGAGCGTGCTGCGCGAGATCGTGCGGCGCAAGCGGGCCGACTCGGGCAACCCGCTCAACGACCTGCGGTTGTGGGTCTACTGCCAGCCCTCACCCTTCGACGAGGAGTTCGCCGGGCTGCTCGCCGAGGCCGGTTGCCAGGGCGTGAACGTCGGCTCCGACCACATCCGCGCCGACCTGCTGCAGGGCTGGAAGGTCACCGGCGGCGGCAGCACGTACTACACGTTCGCCGATACCGAACGGCTGGTCCGCCTGTGCCACGAGAACGGCCTGAAGACCATGGTCGAGGCGCTGTTCGGGATGCCCGGCGAGACGATGGAGACGATGCGCGAGTGCGTCGATGCCTTCATGGCCCTGGACGCCACCGTCACCGGCTTCTCACTCGGGCTGCGGCTGTTCCCGTACATTCCGCTCGGGGTCGATCTCGCTCAGCAGTGCGACGGGGTACGCACCGCGCCCGGGCTGCAGTCCAACACGGCGACCGAACCGATCGTGCTCAAACCGCTGGCCGCCTGTTCCGGGCCGGCCGAGTACGAACGCCAGTTCATGTTCGATGAACACGGCGACTTCCGGCTGGTCTGCTATCTCTCGCCGGGCCTGGCCGAGGACGTCACCAACCCGTCCGTGCAGTGGGAACGGACTGTCGAACGGCTCTGGGATCTCGTCGACCCCGCCGAGCACCACCGGGTCATGCTGCCGACACTCGGCGGCACCAGCGAGATCGACAACAACTACGCCGACAACCCGTTCCTGACCAGCCTCAGTCAGCTGGGGTACACCGGAGCGTTCTGGTCGCACTGGCGCGACCGGGAGGCGATCATGCGCGAGGCCCGCGAGGCCGGAATCCTCCCGACACCCGAGGCCGGGCGACGATGA